The following DNA comes from Terriglobia bacterium.
CACGCATTCTCCCAGAATCTGCCGTGGAAAATGCCCCGTCTTTCCCACCTTTGAATAAAAGACTTGATTATACACGTTGACCGCGCCTTCACTTGCGGACCGGGAGATTCGCAGGGTTGACCCGACCTGGACGCCCTGGTTGGTCCCCACATTAAGATACACGATGGACCCTTGACCCAACTGTACCTCTCTCCACTTTGAGTCGATGATCTGTCCTTCGGCCTTCCCTGATGAAGGAGCAAAGTGGTCCATGACTCCGCCTGCTCCCGCCGGCGGCAAAAGCCTGGATTGGGGCGCAACCACCCAGTCTCCCACGAGCAGGGATTGACAGGAAAAAACGATCTCCGCGACCACGATGTTGTCCCGAATATCCACAATCTTGACATGGGCGATATCGCTGTAAAGGGTCCCCAGATTTTTGAATTTCTGGACGGTGCGGATGATGAATAATTCCTGGCCCTTTTGAAAATTCGACAATGTCCCGTTTCCCAGGTAAACCAGGTCTCCGGTGACTAGTTCGTTCTTCAGCCGTCCCTCTTCAGCACCCAGTACTTCTCCAATGCGGGAGATTTCTCCCTCCGCAATGAAGCCGCTGCAATAGGTATCACTGTAGGATGCAGCGGTAGGCGCTGATTTAGGGGGCAGAGCCATTGCGAGCGGCGCCATGGCCGTCCCCAGCAAGAGCCCGACTATCAAGAGCTGCCAGATGCCGAACTTCACTTGATCTTTTCTTCTGGACTCCATAGAACCTCCGACATGCCTGTGGATCGAGGCGTTGGATATTTAGCGCAGAGCTTAACGGGCCATGGCTCGGTTGTCAAATGTCCTGACGGAAACCGGGCACAAAATCAACGCGCGCCTGCTTATGGGAATTGATACAATAGGCTGTCATTCATAGGTGTGTCGGCCGTCACACAATGCACGAAATCCCTTGCGTCCAAACCACTCAAGGCCAGGTCACCTTTGCCCCGATCCGTTTATGAGTCTCTGTGCGTACCCGTCGCGGAACCCACTGCACGACGTGCTTTAGCTGCGATGGAACAGGCGAAAAAGCATGCCCGATGGATTGAATTGCGGCTGGATTACCTCGATTCAACCCGCCAGATCGACGAACTACTCTCCCGGTTGAAGGGCATCTCTCATCTCCGGCATACCCTCATTTTTACACTCCGCAGGAGGAATGCGGGAGGAAGGTTTGGAGGGAGCATCGCCTCGCAGCTTCTCTGGTTGGGCCGGGCCGCCACCCTCGGACAGTGGCTGGATCTTGAGATTGAGACGATTCGGACACAGGGAACGCAAATCGTTTCGCAGTTGCAGCGAATCGGGGCCAAGCTGATCGTTTCCTCCCATGATTTCAAAGAGACTCCGACCCATTTGGAGCATCTTGCGAAACAGCTTCTGGAAACCGGCGGCGATTTGATTAAGATTGCAGTTCAGGCGAATTCACTCTCGGACGCAGCCCGCCTTTTGAGTATGCAGTGTAAGCTGGCTCGCCGGGGGCACCGCAGCGTCGTGCTCGGGATGGGTGCCTGTGGGGCGGTAACGCGGGTCCTCGGTCCCTCGCAGGGAGCGGAGTTCACCTACGCGGCCCTCACCCGGGGAAAGGAATCAGCGTCCGGGCAGTTGACCGTCTCGGCGTTGGAGAAAATCTTTCGAATTGACCGGATCAACTCGAGGACTCGGATCTATGGCCTTCTCGGCTGCCCCCTTTCCCACTCATTATCCCCTGCTCTCTACAATGCCGCATTTGCGCAACTGGGCATAAACGCAATTTATCTTCCGTTTGAAACTGGCGTGCTGGACGATTTTCCCTTCTGGACAAAACGGCTCAAGGTTAAAGGGCTCAGTGTCACCCTCCCCCACAAAGCAGGGGTCGTGAAGTTTGTGTCGAAGCAGGATCCTGCGGCGAGGCACGTCGGCGTTGTGAACACTCTGCGTCGAAGGCAAGGGCGGTGGTTCGGATATAACACGGATGCCCGGGGAATCGAGAAGCCTTTGGAGGAACTTGGACTCCACTTGAAGGAATCGGAGGTCCTGCTTCTGGGAGCGGGAGGCGCCGCCCAGGGGGTGGCGGCTGTTCTTCGCGAGAAGGGGGCGAAGGTCTTGATTTTGAACCGGACCCTCGCGACGGCTCAAAAACTGGCCAGGAAATTCGACCATCGAGTGGTTCGGCAGGAGAACCTGCGGAATCATCACTTTGCCCTCATCGTGAATGCCACCTCCGTCGGCATGTGGCCCGAGGTCAACAAGGTTCCCATTGACCTGACTGAGGTAAGTGCGGACGTTGTCTTTGAATTGATTTACAACCCGCCCGAAACGCGGTTGTTGCGGGAGGCACGGCGTCGAAAGATGCAAACCATTTCAGGAATGAAGATGTTCATTTCCCAAGCTGAAGCTCAATTTAAGATCCTGACCGGGAAGAAACTGCCCACCGCGATCTGGCAGGAGATCGCACGAAGGGGTTTTTCATGAAGGCATCCAAAGCGAACTTTCAATTTCTGATCCGAGTCCCTGCCTCGACCTCCAACCTGGGACCGGGATTTGACGTCCTGGGGTTGGCCGTCAACCTCCACTTGGGGGTCGGTGTGGAGCCCTCTGCCAAAGGGTCGAATGTTCTCCTCTTCAAGGGGGTGGGCAGCGACGTGCTTTCGCAGGAAGGCTCCAACCTGATTCTCCGGGTCGCCCAGCAAGTGGCGCGCGCCGAAAGGGTCTTACTCCCTCCCCTGCGATTGACGATACACAATGAAATCCCCCTGGCTCGCGGGTTGGGAAGCAGCGCCGCCGCCATCGTGGCTGGAGTCTCCCTGGCAGAGCTATTCTCCCGGCGCCCGTTCCCTCCTTCCCGGATTCTGGAATATGCCCTGGAGTTTGAATCCCATCCCGACAACCTCGCCGCTTGCCTCATGGGCGGCCTAACGGCAGCGCGTCTCGATCCCCCGCGTTCCGCTTATTTCTTGCCGCTGTCCATCGATCGCCGTCTGAAAGTTGTTTTTGTCGTTCCTGAGTTTACTGTATCGACCGTCAAGGCTCGCCGGGTGCTACCGCGACGGTATGCAAGGGAGGATGTGGTAACCAACCTTCAAAACGCCGTTTTGCTTTCTCAGGTCCTGAGTAAGATCCCAGGCCACCCTTTACGACGCCTTTTCGTCGATCGGATGCATCAACCCTTCCGCGCTTCCCTGGTCCCGGGACTTCAGGAGGCGCTCGCCCTGCCCCAGCTCCGCGGTCTGGTCGGGGTCTTCCTGAGCGGGTCAGGACCAACACTGGCCGCTTTGGCTACTGAGAACTACCGAACCATCGGCCGCGCGCTCCAGAACTGCTTTTCAAAACATGGATTGTCATCTACAATTGCCGTTCTGAATGTCGATCGAAAAGGAAGAAGCATCAAGCGTCTCGCCTAAGAATTCCATCCCGGCTGCCAACCTCGCGGACACATGGATGCATTGACACAGATCCCTTTGGGCACACAGGTCCTCCTGGGTGAAAAGGCGCGCGCCAGGCGGCGCGTCGAGACGATGGTCACGAGCGTCTTTGAGGGGTGGTCTTACGACGAGATCATTCCCCCACTCTTCGATTACATGGATGTTTTCGAGCGAGGGGTGGGCGCCGAGCTCGGGAAAAAGGTGTACCGTTTTCTCGATCGGGAGGGAAACATCCTGGCGCTTCGGCCCGAATTCACCTCGCTGGTCGCCAAAACCGTCGCCTGCCGGATGAGCGAGTCGCCGAAACCGATTCGCTTGTATTACTCAGGCGAGGTCCTGCGCTATGAGCCTCCGCGAGGGGGTCAACAGCGGGAATTCTCTCAGATCGGCCTGGAACATATCGGGGGACCCCGACTCGAGGCGGATGTCGAGGTCCTGGCAATTGCAATCGAGGTACTCACGCGGCTCGGCCTGAAGGATTTTCAAATCAATCTGGGTCACATGGAGTACTTTGCCGGCATCGTTGAGCGAATGGGTTTTGAACCCGCCGTTTTGCAGAGGCTTCGCGAACTGATCGACATCAAGGATAAGACCTCGCTCCGGGCAGAACTCGGCAGCCTGAATCTTAAGGACCGCCGTCAGGCCACCATGCTGGCCATCCCGGATCTGACCGGGGGACGCGCGGTCCTTCGCAGGGCGCGTGAACTGGTCAGCAATGAGCGTTCGGTCGCGGCATTGGACCATTTGGAAAGGATTACTCGAACCCTCTCCGCCCTGGGATTCGCCCGGCACTTGACCCTTGACCTCAGCGAAGTGCGCGGGCTGGAGTATTACACGGGAACGGTATTTCGCATCTTCGTTCCGGGACTCGGGTTTGAGGTTGGGGGCGGGGGACGCTATGACAAATTGTTCTCCAATTTCGGCGCGGCGTGGCACGCCGTGGGGTTCTCATTCAGCCTGGAGCGGTTGATGCAGAGCGCCCGCCTCAGATCTATCCCCCGTCATCCTTTGCGACGATTCAAGCTGAAGCCAGATCACCTGAGGCGACAATTCGCCGACATTCTCAGGGAACGACGGTCTGGCCGTCGGATCAAGCTGGAGTAGGGCGGGGGTTAGGGAAGAGGTAATAGGGAATAGGTGGTAGGTGGTAGGTGGTAGGTGGTAGGTGGTAGGTGCCGGGTGTCAGTGAAACCGTTGCCAGTTCTCGGTGGCCGGGTGATAAAGCCGGAGGCCAGAGGCGAGAAGTCAGAGGTAGGAAATTGGAGGTCGGAAGCCAGAAGAAGCATTCGGGCGTTAACTTTGAACTTGGAACTTTGAACTGGGTTTTTGGACTTTGGACCTTGGACTTGGAACTTTGAACTCCTATGTTAACCGTTGCCATCTCCAAAGGGCGATTGTTCGATCCATCCCTGGAAATGTTCTCACAGCTTGGATATCGGGTTCATGCCCGTGAGGCAGAGTCGCGCAAGCTGGTGGTTGTGGACCGCCGGGGCATGATTCGGTTCATTTATGTAAAACCCGCCGACGTGCCGGTTTACGTCGAGTATGGAGTCGCCGATTTGGGGATCGTCGGACTGGACGTGCTGTTGGAGGCCTCGCCCGATGTTCACCAGCCCCTGGATTTGAAATTTGGAAGATGCAAAATTGTCGTGGCAGCGCTCGAGGGGTCCAAACAGGGTGGCGAACAGGACAGAGTTTCCACCTTGCGCGTCGCCACCAAATATCCCCGCCTCGCCGCAGAATATTTCACCAGGCATGGCGTCCCGGTAGAGATTATTGTGCTCTCCGGGTCGATCGAACTCGCCCCGGTGCTCGGATTGGCAGACTGCATCGTGGATCTGGTACAGACGGGAGTTACACTGAGGCAAAACGGTTTGAAGATCGTCCATGTGATCGGCGAATCGTCGGCCCGGCTGATCGTCAATCGCGCCTCTTATCAACTGCGGCGCGAGCCAATTTCTGAATTGTTGGAGCAGATCGAGCGCCTGGTGGCTCGCGGCACGACCCCATGATCGAAATCATTCCCGGATCCCAATACCAAAGTCACCCCAAAATACGGAGAATTCTCTCCCGCCGACAGAGTATGGATCCGAAGGTTTTTCGAGCGGTCGAGGCCATCGTCGGAAGGGTCCGGAAAGACGGCGACTTGGCGCTGCGACAACTGACTCAGAATCTGGATGGGGTGCAACTTCGGGCGATCCGGTTTCCATTTTCAAGGATTGAGCGACAAGCCGCGCGGGCGTCAGCCGCTCTCCGCCGGGCGATCGCGCAGGCCCGCCACCATATCGAAGCGTTCCATCGACGGCAGGTTGAGAGATCCTGGACAATCTCCCGGGGCTTTGGCGCCTCTGTAGGCCAGCGGTTGACTCCGATCGCCGCCCTGGGACTTTATGTTCCCGGCGGCACTGCCGCTTATCCTTCGACCGTCCTCATGAATGCCATCCCGGCCCAGGTTGCCGGGGTCCGCCGGATCGCTGTCGTCACTCCTCCCGGCAATCTGGAGCACAATCCCGGGCTCGCCGCGGCCCTGGTGGAACTGAATCTGGAGGAGGTTTACGCTGTGGGGGGAGCCCAGGCGGTGGCCGCACTCGCCTATGGCACCCCGACTATTCCCCGTGTCGATAAGATTGTGGGGCCCGGCAACCGATACGTCGCGGCCGCGAAGCGCATGGTTTACGGAACTGTGGACATTGATATGATCGCCGGCCCCAGTGAGGTGGTGGTTGTGGCGGACTCGACCGCCCAAGCCCGGTGGGTCGCCGCCGATCTGCTCGCCCAGGCCGAACACGATGTTCATGCGTCCGCCATCTGTATTACCCGTTCTAACGATCTTGCTCGTCGAATACAAGACGAGGTTGAAGAGCAAATGGCTTGGCTTGAACGAAGCGCCATCTGCCGGCGTTCCATAGACGCGCTGGGCGCGGTCATTGTGGCTCGAAGCCAGTCTCAGATAGAGATGATTGTGAACGAGCTGGCACCGGAACATTTGGAACTGCACCTCCGACGGCCCGAGCCGTTCAGCCGAAGAATCCGGAATGCAGGAGCCATTTTCCTGGGCGCCTATTCCCCTGAGGCGGTAGGAGACTACTTCGCAGGGCCGAACCACGTCCTCCCCACGAGTGGGACGGCACGCTTCTCATCCCCGCTGGGCGTCTACGATTTCATCAAGCGAACCTCTATTATCCGATATTCAAGAAAGCGATTTGAACGAGATGCCCGTGCTATCATCCAGCTTGCGCGGGCGGAACAGCTGACCGCCCATGCCCGCAGCGTCGAGATCCGCTTGAGGGGAAAGACTATCGAGACTAAGTCCCTCAAACGAACCGATTGAACCGAGGTATGACCGCTTTCCCCATGAATGTTTTTCTAAACAAGATCAGGCCGAATGTCCGGGAGCTTGTTCCCTATTCGCTTGAACACGTGGATGCGCGTGTGAAACTTGATATGAACGAGAACCCCCTGGATACTCCCGAGGTCATCAAGGCGGCAGTGATTGAACAATTGCAGCATCGGGAATGGACGCGGTATCCAGAGCTGGTTCCTCGTAGATTGCTCACCAAACTCTCGCGGTTTGTGGGGTGGCCGGAGGACGGCCTTCTCGTAGGCAACGGCTCGAACGAAATCCTGAAGACCATTTTGATGGCCGTCGCGGGTCCGGGTAGTCGGGTGACCGTGGTTCAGCCCTCGTTCTCCGTCTACCAGCAGCTCATCAGGATCACCGGGGCGGAGTACCGTCCCGTGCTTCTCACTCCAGAGCTGCAATTCGACATCGAAGCCATCTGCCAGCAAGCCCGGGGGTCGGACCTGACCATTGTTTGCGTCCCCAATAACCCCACGGGCACACGGCTCGACCCCGAGGCCATCCGCGAGATTCTCAGTTCCACTTCGGGGCTGGTCATAGTGGATGAGGCGTATCATGAGTTCAGCGGAATGAGTTGCTTTGACCTGCTTCGGAAATTCTCGAACTTAATCCTGCTTCGCACTTTCTCGAAAGCCATGGCGATGGCTGGACTTCGTATCGGCTACTTGCTCGCGGACCCTCAAATCACCGCCGAGGTCGCCAAGGCGAAACTCCCTTACAACCTCAATTTCGTGTCGATCGCAGCGGCCGAGGCGGGCCTGGATCATATCGAACTGCTCCAAGCCAACGTCCAGCGAGTCATTGACCTGCGTGCCACGCTCACGGCCCGGCTGAACCGGATGGCGGGAGTTGAGACATTTCCTTCCGGTGCAAATTTCATTCTTTTCCGAACACCTCTGCCCGGGTCGGCGTTGTTCGAATCCTTGTATGCCCAATCGGTCCTGGTTCGAGATGTGAGCAAAGCCCCCTTGCTCGATCGTTGCCTCCGCGTCACGGTGGGCAATGCGGAGGAGAATGAAGTCTTTCTCGCGGCGGTGAAGAGGTCTTTGCTCGAGGGAGTTGTCCCGCACGTCCCCATGAAGGAAGACAACCCCGGAATTCTTTGAGTCCGGAGACGAAGTGGATACACCCGCGCGGCACGGCGACTCAGCGCACCAGTGAATTGGCATTCAACGGTAGACCCGCTTGAGATGACATTATGAATAAACGGCAGCGCGTCGCGATCGTCAATCGAAAGACCAAAGAGACGGATATCCATCTCCGCCTCAATTTGGACGGTACCGGCAAAGGAAGGATCAAGACCGGGATTAACTTTCTTGACCACATGCTCACGGGCTTCGCCCGGCATGGACTGTTTGACCTGAATCTACGGTGCAAAGGGGACCTTCACATCGACGCTCATCATTCCGTCGAAGACATTGGGATCGCCTTGGGACAGGCGTTCGCGCTGGCGGCAGGGGACAAGTCAGGCCTCGTTCGTTACGGCCATGCCTACGTCCCCATGGATGAAACCCTGGTGCGAGGCTGCGTTGATTTTTCGGGTCGTCCCTATACGCTTTTTAAGGTGAAGATCCCAAGAAAGAACCTTGGAGATCTGGACACAGAACTGGTGGAGCATTTTTTTGAATCCCTGGGGACACACGCCCGAATCAATCTGCATCTCGAACTTCTTTACGGGAAGAACTCGCATCATATCTGCGAAGCGTGTTTCAAGGCTTGTGCACGGGCCTTGTGCGCTGCCACCCGCCTCGACCCCCGCGTGGTGGGGGTCCCTTCCACCAAGGGAAGGCTCTAAAAGGGGCCGGGGGACAGGAATCGGGGCGCGGAACTCGGAAGTCCGTTGCATGAAGTCGGAGGCCGGAAGTCAGAAGTCGGAAATCGGAGGTCAGAAGGCAGAAGTCAGATGTCGGAAGCCGGAGGCCAGAAGTCGAAGGCCGGAAGAAGCATTGGGGCTTTAACTTTGAACTGGGTTTGTCGAACGCTGGACCTTGGAATTTGGACCTGGACTGGTTTTTGAACTTTGAACTTTGAACTTTGAACTTGGAACTTTGGACTTGGAACTTTGGACATGATTACCATTATTGACTGTGGGATGGGGAACCTTCGCAGCGTTCAGAAAGCCTTTGAACATCTGGGCTATCCCGCACGAATTTCCTCCTCCCCCGAGGCCATTCAGAATGCAGTGAAGCTTGTCCTGCCAGGAGATGGGGCGTTTGGAGATGAAATGAAGCGATTGAAGGACCTCGAGCTCGTATCGCCCATTCTGGAGGCGGTGGGGCGAGGGGTCCCCTTCCTTGGCATTTGTGTTGGACAGCAAGTGTTATTCGAGGCAAGCGAGGAATTCGGAAATCATCAAGGGTTGGGGTTGTTCCAGGGAAGAATTAAACGACTGCCCGGCGGTCTGCCAGTTCCGCACATGGGGTGGAACCAGCTCCATCTGAAGAAGAATTCCGTCCTGTTGGCGGGTGTCGCGCCTGAATGCTTTGTTTATTTCATTCATTCATACTACATCGCAGAGTGCGAGCGGACCCATGTGACGGCAACGACCGATTACGGCATCGAATTCCCGGTGGTGGTCGAGCGTGAAAACGTGTTTTCCACACAATTTCATCCGGAGAGAAGCCAGTGCCCGGGTCTTCGTCTGCTCAAGAACTTTGCCGGCCTTTCAGGCGTGTGAGGAATAGGGGAAGACGAAATTGGGGCCCGGTCGGAATCCGGGCGAAAGGCTTCTCAATCTCAAATGATTCTATATCCTGCCATCGATGTTAAAGACGGAAAATGTGTTCGGCTGGTGCAGGGGCGGGACGACACAGCAAAAGAATACTCCGCCAATCCGGTTCAAATGGCGTTGCACTGGGAGCGGGAAGGGGCGGAGTGGCTGCACATCGTAGACCTGGATGCGGCGCTCTCCGAAGGTCGCAAGAATGAAGACACGATTGAGGAAATCCTCCGGGTGGTCCGGATCCCAATCCAGTTAGGGGGCGGGATTCGGTCCCTCCCGCTCATCGAAAAGGCGATCGCCCTGGGAGCGAGCCGGGTTGTCATCGGAACGGCCGCCGTCGAAAATTATGAGATGTTTCATCGGGCCATGGAGCAGTACGGAGATTACATTGCCGTCGGAATCGATGTGAAGAATGGCCACGTTGCCACACACGGCTGGAAGCTGGAAACGGACTCCGAACCGGCGCAATTCGCAAAGAGTCTGGCGCTCCACGGAGTCAGTGTTTTCATTGTGACGGATATAGCCCAGGACGGAATGCTGTCCGGTCCCAACTATGCTCTGGCCGAGCGCGTGGCGCAGGCCACGAAAGGGTCGGTGATTCTGTCCGGTGGAATTGGATCAATCGAGGATATACTTCGGGCCCGTACCCTTGGAAACCGGGGCGTGGAGGGGGTCATTGTCGGAAGGGCTCTGTACGAAAAGAAATTTACACTCAAGGAAGCCCTGGGGGTCACGTCAAACCCATGACCCTCTCTCAAACCAAATGGCGTTTGTGCCCTCCTGATACGAGGATCCCTGCGCTCCTTGACTTCTCCGGAGACGCTTCAACCTGAACGCGAATGAAAATCACCAGCAACTCACAACCCGTCGAGAACATGCGCTCCACGGGTTCTAGCCATACTGGTCCTGCCCTCCTCATGATCCTGTGTGTCCTGGGGATGCTGGGCACGCTCCTGGCGGGACTCCACTGTCTCAGTCTAGCCGAAAGCGCGCAAACCCAGGCAACCGGCCGCTGGGTGGTCTATTGGTCAGACTTCCACCTGGAGCATTTCTATAAGATTCAGAAAGAACAGCTGCAGCTCCGGCTCAACGAGCTGGCGATTCGCGAAGACCTCGACAACCTCGTCCTCGAGAATTACCGGCTGAGAATAGCCGAGTACGCCGGCCAGGTCGAAACGGCTCACAAGAAAAGCGTCCAAGAGGACGACGAGGCCCACGGGTATGAGGCGCAGCGGGACCGGAATCTGAGGCGGTCGCGTTGGCTGATGGCGGGAGCTGCAGGATTTGTTCTTGTCCTCGCGTGTCTTATGCTCCATGTGCTTGCTGGAGGGAAGGGATTCATGGTCGCGGCCCTGCTCCTAGTGGTCATCTCGCTCGCCGTCTGCGGGAATGCCTTCCTTCAATTGTGGAGATAGACTGAATCCCCATGCTCGCCAAGCGAATTATTCCCTGCCTTGATGTGGATGACGGCCGAGTCGTCAAAGGAATTCGTTTCGTCCAGTTGCGCGACGCCGGAGATCCGGTGGAATGCGCTCGCCGCTACGACGAGGAAGGGGCGGATGAGTTGGTCTTCCTGGACATCACGGCCTCCTCTTCCCAACGGAAAACCGCCGGGGATTTGGCGGCCCGTGTGGCTGAGGAGGTGTTTATCCCATTTACTATCGGCGGCGGGATCCGAACCATCGAGGAAGTTCGGAACATTCTGAAATCGGGAGCGGACAAGGTTTCCTTGAATACCGCGGCCCTTCAAAGCCCGCACCTGATTACCGAGGCCGCGGAGAAGTTTGGAAGCCAGTGCGTGGTGGTAGCGATCGATGCTCGCCGCCAGGGCCCGAATGGGAGTGTGTTGGGAACAGACCCGGCACGATGGAAAGTCTTCAGCCACGGGGGGCGGCAAGAGACTCCACTTGATGCCGTGGAATGGGCGCAGCAGGTGGTGGAGCTCGGCGCGGGAGAGATCCTGCTCACTTCGATGGACCGGGATGGCACCCAAGATGGTTATGACCTCGCATTGACGCACACCATCGCTGGAGCGGTGCGTGTTCCCGTTATCGCGTCGGGAGGGGCCGGCTCACTTGACCATCTTTACGAGGGCCTGACGACAGGTGGGGCGAGTGCCGTTCTGGCTGCCTCCATCTTCCATTTTGGTACCCATTCAATCCGGGAGGCGAAGGAATTCCTGAAGCGGAAAGGTGTCCTGGTACGGTAAGATCCGAAGTCGCAGGTCCATGGTCCAGATGAGTCGCTCCGTGCTCCATCGCGGCGCGAAAACCCCTGCATTTAAACAGACCATCGAGGTCAGTCCGGCCCATTCAAAATGCCTATCTCTTCCATTGACGCTCTTGCGCAACTCAGGTTCGATGAGCAGGGCTTGATTCCGGCGGTTGTTCAGGATGTACGCACCAGACAGCTCCTGACCCTGGCCTACATGAACAAAGAAAGCTTGAGAAAAACCCTGGAAACTGAGGAAACATGGTTCTGGAGCCGCTCCCGAAACGCGCTGTGGCACAAGGGTGAAACCAGCGGCCATACCCAGCGCGTGGAGAGAATCACCCTGGATTGCGACGGCGACGCCCTGCTGATTGAGGTGACCCCCCGTGGGCCGGCCTGTCACACGGGGGCAGAGAGCTGTTTCTCCGCAGAATTATCCGGAAAAG
Coding sequences within:
- the aroE gene encoding shikimate dehydrogenase, with protein sequence MPRSVYESLCVPVAEPTARRALAAMEQAKKHARWIELRLDYLDSTRQIDELLSRLKGISHLRHTLIFTLRRRNAGGRFGGSIASQLLWLGRAATLGQWLDLEIETIRTQGTQIVSQLQRIGAKLIVSSHDFKETPTHLEHLAKQLLETGGDLIKIAVQANSLSDAARLLSMQCKLARRGHRSVVLGMGACGAVTRVLGPSQGAEFTYAALTRGKESASGQLTVSALEKIFRIDRINSRTRIYGLLGCPLSHSLSPALYNAAFAQLGINAIYLPFETGVLDDFPFWTKRLKVKGLSVTLPHKAGVVKFVSKQDPAARHVGVVNTLRRRQGRWFGYNTDARGIEKPLEELGLHLKESEVLLLGAGGAAQGVAAVLREKGAKVLILNRTLATAQKLARKFDHRVVRQENLRNHHFALIVNATSVGMWPEVNKVPIDLTEVSADVVFELIYNPPETRLLREARRRKMQTISGMKMFISQAEAQFKILTGKKLPTAIWQEIARRGFS
- the thrB gene encoding homoserine kinase; amino-acid sequence: MKASKANFQFLIRVPASTSNLGPGFDVLGLAVNLHLGVGVEPSAKGSNVLLFKGVGSDVLSQEGSNLILRVAQQVARAERVLLPPLRLTIHNEIPLARGLGSSAAAIVAGVSLAELFSRRPFPPSRILEYALEFESHPDNLAACLMGGLTAARLDPPRSAYFLPLSIDRRLKVVFVVPEFTVSTVKARRVLPRRYAREDVVTNLQNAVLLSQVLSKIPGHPLRRLFVDRMHQPFRASLVPGLQEALALPQLRGLVGVFLSGSGPTLAALATENYRTIGRALQNCFSKHGLSSTIAVLNVDRKGRSIKRLA
- the hisZ gene encoding ATP phosphoribosyltransferase regulatory subunit, encoding MDALTQIPLGTQVLLGEKARARRRVETMVTSVFEGWSYDEIIPPLFDYMDVFERGVGAELGKKVYRFLDREGNILALRPEFTSLVAKTVACRMSESPKPIRLYYSGEVLRYEPPRGGQQREFSQIGLEHIGGPRLEADVEVLAIAIEVLTRLGLKDFQINLGHMEYFAGIVERMGFEPAVLQRLRELIDIKDKTSLRAELGSLNLKDRRQATMLAIPDLTGGRAVLRRARELVSNERSVAALDHLERITRTLSALGFARHLTLDLSEVRGLEYYTGTVFRIFVPGLGFEVGGGGRYDKLFSNFGAAWHAVGFSFSLERLMQSARLRSIPRHPLRRFKLKPDHLRRQFADILRERRSGRRIKLE
- the hisG gene encoding ATP phosphoribosyltransferase, whose protein sequence is MLTVAISKGRLFDPSLEMFSQLGYRVHAREAESRKLVVVDRRGMIRFIYVKPADVPVYVEYGVADLGIVGLDVLLEASPDVHQPLDLKFGRCKIVVAALEGSKQGGEQDRVSTLRVATKYPRLAAEYFTRHGVPVEIIVLSGSIELAPVLGLADCIVDLVQTGVTLRQNGLKIVHVIGESSARLIVNRASYQLRREPISELLEQIERLVARGTTP
- the hisD gene encoding histidinol dehydrogenase, whose amino-acid sequence is MEIIPGSQYQSHPKIRRILSRRQSMDPKVFRAVEAIVGRVRKDGDLALRQLTQNLDGVQLRAIRFPFSRIERQAARASAALRRAIAQARHHIEAFHRRQVERSWTISRGFGASVGQRLTPIAALGLYVPGGTAAYPSTVLMNAIPAQVAGVRRIAVVTPPGNLEHNPGLAAALVELNLEEVYAVGGAQAVAALAYGTPTIPRVDKIVGPGNRYVAAAKRMVYGTVDIDMIAGPSEVVVVADSTAQARWVAADLLAQAEHDVHASAICITRSNDLARRIQDEVEEQMAWLERSAICRRSIDALGAVIVARSQSQIEMIVNELAPEHLELHLRRPEPFSRRIRNAGAIFLGAYSPEAVGDYFAGPNHVLPTSGTARFSSPLGVYDFIKRTSIIRYSRKRFERDARAIIQLARAEQLTAHARSVEIRLRGKTIETKSLKRTD
- the hisC gene encoding histidinol-phosphate transaminase, which translates into the protein MNVFLNKIRPNVRELVPYSLEHVDARVKLDMNENPLDTPEVIKAAVIEQLQHREWTRYPELVPRRLLTKLSRFVGWPEDGLLVGNGSNEILKTILMAVAGPGSRVTVVQPSFSVYQQLIRITGAEYRPVLLTPELQFDIEAICQQARGSDLTIVCVPNNPTGTRLDPEAIREILSSTSGLVIVDEAYHEFSGMSCFDLLRKFSNLILLRTFSKAMAMAGLRIGYLLADPQITAEVAKAKLPYNLNFVSIAAAEAGLDHIELLQANVQRVIDLRATLTARLNRMAGVETFPSGANFILFRTPLPGSALFESLYAQSVLVRDVSKAPLLDRCLRVTVGNAEENEVFLAAVKRSLLEGVVPHVPMKEDNPGIL
- the hisB gene encoding imidazoleglycerol-phosphate dehydratase HisB, with the translated sequence MNKRQRVAIVNRKTKETDIHLRLNLDGTGKGRIKTGINFLDHMLTGFARHGLFDLNLRCKGDLHIDAHHSVEDIGIALGQAFALAAGDKSGLVRYGHAYVPMDETLVRGCVDFSGRPYTLFKVKIPRKNLGDLDTELVEHFFESLGTHARINLHLELLYGKNSHHICEACFKACARALCAATRLDPRVVGVPSTKGRL
- the hisH gene encoding imidazole glycerol phosphate synthase subunit HisH; protein product: MITIIDCGMGNLRSVQKAFEHLGYPARISSSPEAIQNAVKLVLPGDGAFGDEMKRLKDLELVSPILEAVGRGVPFLGICVGQQVLFEASEEFGNHQGLGLFQGRIKRLPGGLPVPHMGWNQLHLKKNSVLLAGVAPECFVYFIHSYYIAECERTHVTATTDYGIEFPVVVERENVFSTQFHPERSQCPGLRLLKNFAGLSGV
- the hisA gene encoding 1-(5-phosphoribosyl)-5-[(5-phosphoribosylamino)methylideneamino]imidazole-4-carboxamide isomerase, which codes for MILYPAIDVKDGKCVRLVQGRDDTAKEYSANPVQMALHWEREGAEWLHIVDLDAALSEGRKNEDTIEEILRVVRIPIQLGGGIRSLPLIEKAIALGASRVVIGTAAVENYEMFHRAMEQYGDYIAVGIDVKNGHVATHGWKLETDSEPAQFAKSLALHGVSVFIVTDIAQDGMLSGPNYALAERVAQATKGSVILSGGIGSIEDILRARTLGNRGVEGVIVGRALYEKKFTLKEALGVTSNP
- a CDS encoding DUF4337 family protein — its product is MKITSNSQPVENMRSTGSSHTGPALLMILCVLGMLGTLLAGLHCLSLAESAQTQATGRWVVYWSDFHLEHFYKIQKEQLQLRLNELAIREDLDNLVLENYRLRIAEYAGQVETAHKKSVQEDDEAHGYEAQRDRNLRRSRWLMAGAAGFVLVLACLMLHVLAGGKGFMVAALLLVVISLAVCGNAFLQLWR